The region CCGCCGGCATCGTTTTCATCTTCGGAATCGGTAACCAATCCGCAacctctcctcctccgttcTGGCCCTTTCCCATCCTCTCGCTCGTCTTTAGATGTCTCCACGCTGCTCACGATACCGCGAAGtttgtctctcttttcgtATAATACAACAAATTATGTTAACGACTTTTTTCTCATGCTCGAACGCAAATCCGGAGCACATGCTGCCGACATTTGTCATCGCGGCTCGATCATGTTGAGAgagtttcacttttcttcgaGCCGTCCTCTGCTAAATGAAGATGCCATTCTCTGGGCCAAGGTATCCTAATAAACACACTTCTACTAATTTAGATGAAACAGAAACATAACAACGGCTACAATGAGCCCCGCGGCCGGGGGACGTAGGACGCGGCAAGATCTGAACGCAGCAAAGCGTTGATCGTAAAACAGGAACACAGTTACGATCTGAACACGTACCGAACCGTACCGGCCCTGGTCCAGTGAAAGTTTTCGAGGGTTTCTAGTGCCGACCTTTGCGAGTCTAATTAAATCCCCATTATTAGTTATCGAAATTATCGCCTCCATCCATGGATCATTaccggtggtttttgggggatacGAAGAAAAGGGAGATGCATGCGGTATTTAGTAAAGTgaaaatttatcttttttttaagaTAAGCTCAGACACGCACAATCCGGAGCATAAGTACTTTTTGAACGTGGGTACTCGCATGATTACTCACctcttttcgtttcgattctgTTATTGCCCCCAGGGCGGTCACAGCTCTGTAGTGAATGGATGCAGTATTTGTTGTACATCTGTAAATGTATTTAGACTATGTCTTACTAACTAAAAATACTGCATCGAGTTGAataaaatttaacattttatatACAATTTCACCCAAAAATTAAGCTGGATCCGGGTGATCTCAAACACACTTGTACAGTTATAGTTAGTAATGGTTGTAGCGGTTTGCTGTAATCATATCGTGTGGTTACAACGGTTTCCAGCTGATCACCCGGCCAGCGATGTGTTTTCACtcgttttcaaaacatttcattttgtctGAGGTGCCCCTTGAAATATTATCTCTCAAATCTTATTGATAGATACAGTTCCATTTTAATGCAGAGCCAACGAAGCAGCTCGTATCAgcaatttcaatttgcattcTTAATTAGAACCCAAGCCGCTCTACGGTCTTCTATCCGTGTTCCCTGGTTTCTCGGCCGTTTTGGGGGAGAATATGGAACACCGGTTAAATTGGTCTGGTCCAGTTCCAATATCCCGATAACACTACCGTTTTCCAAGCAGCGCCTTTGCAACCATTTGACCAATTCATCAgagcgatgatgctgctggctggatggatggagacgAGTTAGCAGATGAACTATTTAACCGCGTGCCACCGGTAAAGGCTGCCTGTAAACGGAAGCAAATTAACACACTTCTatactctccttctctctttatctcgcTCGAGCATCTCTCCGAAGTCTCGATAATTATagcattttccttttatttcatcatttgcttGGTGTGTGAAGATAGATAATGGAAATGGCGCGAGTGTTGGCTTTCATTCTACCATTCCGTACTACTTCTTGCCTGTCCCGCTAAAGTCAAAATGCTGTCGATAATTTACCGAcctattttatgtttttgccaaaaaccgcaCAAGATGCTCATATGCGAACCAAAAGATACGGGGTTTTTCACGTTAGTACGAGATCCAATAGCATCATGTCGATGTACACCAGTGACTGCAAGACAAGAGACTTTGCAGCTTTGAAGAATTTGGACGCATCAAATTCACAGTGTAAAATGTTCTGCAAACTTATCTTAACTGCTAGCTCTCCGCTTTTTGCATCATCGGTGTTTCGCGCGGTTGATAGAGATGATTCCCTAGACACGAAAGAGTCTAACTGTTGAACTGATATGTGTGTGCAGCAACCAGTGTTTATCGATTTCAAGCCATTGGTTACACCATCTCTCAGCACTACGGTAAATTATACGCTCTGTTGGAACTATCGCTACATGACCGAACTGACCATCTTCGACCCCCTGCGAACACCAAACTGAAAAGCTATTGGGATCTGTGACATCGAAATGCTGCCAAGCATTCTCGATTGAGAAGGTCGgaacaggaaggaagcaagatGTTACAGCTTTCGTGTAACAACCATGGAACGAATCGTGAGATGATGGTTGCAGAAATCgggaaaacaagcaaacacctCACTAATGATGGTCCCAAGGCAGATAGTATGAACATCGTACTGGTTTATTCTTGATCCCTTTTCAATTTACCGTTTGGCGATCGGCTGTCTATGGTCCTTCATTCTTGCGTAATTGAGTTCAGTTGATCATTTTCGGATCATTGGGCATGCTTCCAGTTGACGCCCTCTTTATCTTAATGATAGCTAGTGTCTCATACAGTAATTTGCCACCGCCATTTCGGTTCTCCAATCTTGTTACTTAATCCGATCAATTGTTGTTCGTGAACAGGCAAGATTCAGATGTTTCAGACAGCTATTCGATAACTGTATGTGGAAGCTCAATTCAGGTTTCGTACaaagtaaatgaaaaaaggtAAACTTGTCGTTCACTTCTTTCAGCAGTGAGGTTCTCTATTCCAAAGTTTTAATTATTATCTTTCGTTCAGGGACAATCAGATGGCCCTACAATTGGTTCTTCAAGTAGATatttttgcttccgtttctttaaaaaatggTAAACCATAGAAAAGCATCCATAGAAATACAAATTGtatcattaaaaatggaataatcCATGTCGTTCGCTACCGTACGAATTCGGAATCGGTCTGTGCAGATTGGTGGGAACAAACTTAGCGCCcttaaaatcatcgccaagCCGAAACTAATTAACTTTTTCCAAGAAGGTGATATCAGTCACAACAAGTGATAGTTGCTCTACTCGAATCAATAAACAATTTAGTGGTGATGGATGGTCGTACACCCCACCCATCTGCCTGATTtgagaaaataaattttcacaTCCTTATTTAGCACATCAAAGCACATCCTTATTTAGCTGTCAATATAATAAAGAAATATTATATTAGTTACAGTGAAAGTTGAATAAAAATTTCTTGGGTTAAGGGAGGATTGCTTACCTTACGCGTAGACAAAAACTTTATGTTGTGTTTCTCCTTCATGTCCGCGAATAGCATCTTCAAACTTTTTATCTGCATTAGTACAGATTTTTGGAACACTTGTACATTATTTTTATATCTGGCCCTCATAGTTAACATTAATTCATACATGTCATCTAATGCCGCCATCTGATTGTCGTTGCCGATTAACGATTTTTTATAGTCAAGTTTTGATACAGGGCTACATGAGTTTGATAAACTGAACCATATATCTTTTTTATCAATGATTTCAGCCAGATTTTTTGCATCTTTGTCGTCAGGATAATAATGTCGCAAAGCTGTAACTGTTGTGCGAGATAACAATTCGGCGGCTCTGtgcacgttttgtttttcaagcGTACTAGATCCTTTAATTATGAAACACACGCTCTCCTGCAACTAACACAACTGCTACCTGTGCGTGCGTACACGCTGTGAACGCAAGTGTGTTTCAAAATGAAAGGATCTAGTACTCTGTTGCTCTCAATGCCTAACAACAACGCTCATTTCAAAACCGGCTGCAGTTAATTCTACACCTGTTAAATTTCTAAAAGTGAGTAAAGTGGTTTAACGTGGTAAATCgcaaatttaaaacaattgaaGAAGGGAATGCAGCCCTAGAGGACATGTATGAAATGTCCTCGAGCAGCATGTCGCCGGGACCTATGCCcgtacagaaaaaaaataagacgAAGAAAGTGGACTTTAATTATGAAAACAGAGAAATAGACCCCTTGGCTCAACCACGGATCGAACCATCTGCCAATACATCCATTatatcagcatcagcagacacAGCATACCCGACGACAACAAGAGAACGGACATGTACACCAACAATCAACATTGGTCATATTTGCAACAgattacaaaaaaatacaaacagccaacagcagctgcaagcCAGCATGAATATGTTGGCGAACAGAATAGCCCGCATGGAAAAATCAGTGACTGAGGCCTTGGCAATTTTTCCAGCCATTTTGGAGAAAATAGAAGCGCAACCGAGTCGAAAGGAGCcaacattttcattcaatccAATTAATTCTATTCAAGAGCTGGAAAAATTagaaggaaaacgaggaaaattaTAAACAAGCGATGGTAAGCAGAAGCCAGAACTGAATGATGCAATATTACTTAATGTATTTTATTAACGTTTCATATTCTATTACAGATAAGTTGGCTCGATTGGATCGTTAATGGGGAACGCTCGGAAAAGCGAATGGCAACAAGAGCTTAGATTTGTTGTTCTCCGAAGCAATGCAGGCAAAATGCACTTGGTCCGGTGTTTCGCGAGGTGGGAATGATCGAATTGCTTTATAGCTTAGGCGGaacattaaacatatttttagaGTAATAGGCACtactgaaaatgaaaaggtGAACAATAAAATGGTCACAAGGTTTCTAATCAATGGGCTTAGAAACGCTAAGAGACGTATATTGTGGAACGGCCGGAATGCGAGAGCAAAAACAGTAGCTGTAGAAAACCATTCCTCAactaatgatgataatgataactTCCTTCCCTTCGCAGGTTCGCTTTCCGATCTTGAAATGTCTGATTTTGAAATGAGGAACTGAGTGTGATTAACTAGACTCAAATTCTAGTCTTAAGATATAGttagaaggaaaatggaatgaaacggaaaaaaatgttagTCCGTAGATTTATTATCTTAATGTATGTACTACAGGAACCATTAAATAATTATCATTCTTATAATCTAAAGCTGCTAGTTTACATCTTATGTCGCTAACATGAAACATACTTATGTTTGTAGATACGCTATTTTTGTTACATACATATATATGAAGTGTTCAGGATACTATTGGCGTTGAAAATCGATCTGTTTTAGATAGAAATTCGTTGCCAAATAGTTCTATAGGCTGACCGGTTCGTTGTTCTACTTTTTTAAGTTGGATAATTTTGTTATCTTTTGTCGAAAAGAATGAATTCTTGCGAATACAATCaagaatgaaattttcatccaCTAGTTCCTGTTTACGATTAGCGCATAAATTAATTATAGGAtatgttttttcttccattgtttcattcccttcttcttctatttttgATAGTCGATTTACTGCCGGCTCTAAAATCCTATACCCATGCCGTATCAATCCCTTCATAAGGCCTAACGCATTTTCTGTAGGGTAGACAGATAGGGTGCTCAACGGAGCAAATCGATAAACCTCCTGAGCAACATGTAGCAGGTTGTGAACGTTGCTCGTTATATAACGGCTTCCATATAGATCTTCCGAAGGCACGACATATTGTTCTAGCATTTTTGAGGCAGTAGTCcaatattttttataataaGAGGTCGAAAATAATGTGatcgagcagaaaaaaagtaaaaaatgcTCAAAAACGCTATCTGCAACATTACCTTCTAGAAAAATTAAACTAGTATAGTGTAAAAAGCTGCTAAATTCACTTCCTTTCCAATAACCCAAACAATTCAAACCACGTTGTTTTCTATGAATTTCACTTGGAAGATCAACAGATGTCGAAATATTGGAAATTTCGGTTATTTGCTGGGCAGTTAATTTGGCCTCAAAACCTAGGCTTCCATCTTTCCTTCCGCTCAGAAGCCGTTTCATTATTCCTAAATCTATTCTAATAAATCTCCAGTAGCGGTGTTGTTGTCTTGCAAGGGTCGCAGTAGACACCCAGATGAAATTTTGCATCTGTCCTTGCAGCGCCTGCCACTGTTACGTTTCCTACAGAGTGGCCTTTAGCTTCACATTTCAGGTATCCATATATGGAATTGTAGTTCAAAACACCTAGAAATAATTTGATTATGTTATTATATTATAATTCAGCGCGGCTAATGACTAAAAAGAATGTAGAACCAACCTTTTATAAACGCTCGTGCCGGTTGGTTCGCCCTTCAATCAACAACCCGTTGGTGATCAAGTTTTTTAACTCCTGCACCACTGGATACAGGAAGGACCCCAAGTCTCCGGGCTTTTTTCCGCACTGTGAATCGCCACAGGCATTGGCCGTTTATTGCGTGTTTCTTGCACATTAACTAGCACGGACCAAACGTTGATGGTGCTAGCATTAAACACCTTCATTCCATCGACGTTGAAATTAAGACTTAGCGAAGAGAGGTTTCGTCGACCTCTGAAAGCATCAAACGAAAAATCAGTGATACGCATAATGCCAACAACATTAGTTTTTTTGTAACATACCGCAGAAAATGTTTAAGGCATGCTTGAATTCCAATACTTAGTCTGCCCTATTTCAACTATTTTCATTGTCGCTGTCCTTGCTGTTCGTAGCAAAGTTTTGGCTGAGCGCGGCAGAGAGGTACACAACTTTTGCCTTATAATTAGCAACATGTTCACCGCCCGATGGGTTTGATTCGTTTTGAGGCACCAATACCTCAAGCAGTCCTCGAGAGTACGGTCATCGAAAGCATCCGGCAACGAATCTGCTCCGTACTGCTTCACTGCTTGCCTCGTAATAATCGCACACATCTTGAGTAGAGAAATTATTTTCCACGGAAACGGAATAATCTAGCACTGAAGCAGAATATGCTCCTCTCCCTTCCAGTAACAGCCGATCGCGGCAGCGATATAAagttccatttttccaacgTAATTtattctttccatttcacgaGTCACAATAGCACAACCTTTACCAATGGATGCTACGATGTAAGTGGCGAGAAGGTCGAAACCAAATTCAATCTGAGCTGACAGTTTGGCTTGCCATAAATTTTAGCAAAGTTCAAGTACAAAAGGATATTTCGACCGCCAGAGTGCATCCGATGGGAACTATCTCGTAGCTTCATCCGCCGAAGTGCATCCGATAAGAGCTATCTCGTACGCTGGCGTCCGATTTTCCTCCGAGCTGCACGCTCGTGTCTCCTTGGGTCCTTTTCGAACGTTAGGATTCCTCATCGTATAGCGTTGTAATGTTGATAACGAAGGAAGTGGATAATTTAAATCAACCGCCAAATATGCATAAGCTCGTTTGGAAAAATATCTTAACGTTAGAGCTGCACTTATCTCTTCTGGCGTCCATTTGacccgttttcttttcttcaaaataAGATCTACTTGATTGCTTGACAAAGTACATTTAATTTTTTCTTTAAGGACATCCATAATTTGCGTAGAATCATACTTCTTTTTATCCTTATTTTTTAgctctttttccatttttttgagTTTGTCTTTCagattttcatttgcatcgcgaCTTTCTTTTAACTTTGACTGTAGGTTTAGAATTACTTCGGTCAGTTTCTGATTTTCTGATTTCAGGGTTTTTATAACTTCCTCAGCCTGATTCTGATTTGATTGCTCCTTGTTTTCTTGCTCCACCTGAATCAAGCTGGCTGAGTCAAGCACATTTTCTTTGGGGGTCTTATATAGAGCGTTTATTCTGAGGATTCGTTCTTCCTCTATTTCCTCCGTACTTAGGGGCAAGTCATTGTTACATTGTAGTATAGAAGGAACagctaaaagaaacattttaatgtaagataaaaagtccaaataaaggtaaacaagGTATCATACCTGATGGCTGCAATAGTCGcaaataatgataatttttaATCAGTGGTGATTGGTGTAATTGATAATCCTCAGCCCTAAAATGCTCCGAACATATAGCACCACTTTTAGACGGAcgccaatttgcatcttttctacaaaatgttACCCATTGTCGGGTTAACTCCACATCTTGCGGAAAAGCATGAAACTTAATCACCGTGCCAAGCCTTttgatattattattgttatttttgcaaaacggagctACGCAATatctataaggcatcttaaaaccaccaatgtagagcaatcagagcactgaaaaactggaaaaactttaactttctttacggatttcttcTCAAAGCGTCTCTGatttcaaccaaaacaaacgaataaaCGAActcagttttttgtttgtcagtttttttcacGGGCTTCAAGAGTTCGACTCGCGACTTCGTTTATACTGATCCGATTCAGCTCCCAGCAGCGtttaaacgatgattttccgctgtttttccgaAGTTTTCCCATGATTTTGGATAGAAATTGCGCTCTCTTCATGCAGGTATTCGTTTTGGTGATTTCACCTGTCTCTTAATACACCCTCTTCGTGtctttgtatttttttccgCGGTCGCCTATGGAAAAAAGCACTAAGACAAATTGGAAccgttttattcaaattcttTTGCCTTTATTTTAACGCCTTTCACAACGCATTTACGGGAATACAAGGGTCCGAAGGGTGAGTTTAGTGTTGAAAGGATGATTTTATAGTTGCTGCGGTGTAAGGAAAATTTTGGGCGACGCTTCCTTTGAACCATGTGTAGCGGGGCCTTAATCCGAATCGTTGAACCACGTTAAAGGAGGAAATAGTACTACGTCGTATAAATATTTCCATGCTGAAAGTATTTCTTTCGAAATAAGACGAATTTGAATATGAACAACGTGGTAAACCGTTTCTGTTAGGAAAGTGGAACACGTTGTGTGGGTGGGCAAACACATCATGAACAGCATGGGACTCGTACACATCAAACCCCCCTGATCTGCCGCTGTTTTTCGATCGTTCTTCATCTTTTCCtatccatttctttctttttagttgatttgttttcactAAACAGAGCACGAAATACGTACTCATAATTAAACTGTTTGAAAtgaattatcatcatcatccattctTATCATTGCACTCTTGCTGAGAACTTACCTGTTGCTTTAGATCGAGCTCCTTACGCAACACCATCGCCTTGACGGCCGCACAAATGTCGTGGCTCTTTCACCAATCAAAGATATGAATCTCTCTTGGATGATCCTCCGATTGCACCAACGCTCGATCAATCATCCACAATTTCTCCGTACCGTTACTAGTGTACGTTCAGGTAATCTCTAGAATTGATTTAGGTTCTTGATGAACAACAGCAGGTAACATTAGGTCACCgcaagatgatgattgattgatcgttgATGACGAATTGATCATACCGGAGCGGCTAAATCAAAGTATTTACCATAATCTTGATTACGATCGCTCGAACAAACGATCTGACACTCGCCGTAACGCACTAGTTGAGAAAGTGATTACAACCGTCGCCGGGCAGATGATATGGCACCAAAGATCCATGACACGAAAGTTGGAAATGGAGCTCAAACAGAAAGCACTCTCTGTGGTAATCAGCGGCTAGTGAAGCAATTGACCTGAAACTGCAAACAGCTGGGTACGGTTCAGTGGTCGCGTGGTTGGCGAATTGACATGGGGCATACCACATCACGAGAAGTGAAACGTTTGTCGTCTTACTTGTTTCCTCGTATCGTACAGTTGGTACGAAgatcaataaaacaaattttatCTACCCTATCTACGACTCCTGCTCTCTAATTGGGCCAGTTGTTCACAGCTCCATTGTTCCGTTACCGCTCACGAGTGTCCGGGTCCATAAGCAGCGTGCACGCACAATAGTGGATGATCATTTGTCACCGAGACATTTCCCATTGCATAACCCTACGCTCAAAGGCGACGATCACTCCGCGTATTCGTTCGATGCCACTTGCTGCCCTGCTATTACTCTCTGCGAGTAATCACTTCTTTCCTCACTGTCTCACCATTATTGCACGTCTAAAGTTCGCCATTTCTTTGTTTACTAAACTAGTGGTGCTTAACTACTTGCCATTGTTTATTTGCTGGTAAAATCGCTagaaaaattgtttgattttgttcagTTCTCTCGATCAACTCGATATTCAGCAGCAATCATCTTTCAGAGAGCAGCACCCCCTAAGCCTGACGATGATGTTTAAATCGCTGCTCGTTATGTCGACATATTAATAGCTTTTCTCACGCCTTGCATCGTAAAGCTCGGTAATTTAGACCACCGTCGACCGTCTTCCGTTGCACGCGCTCAACCTGAACCGTTTTCCCGTGGGCCAGCGATCACCACGGTGCTGGTATGGGACAGAGACCTTCTCGCTTCTTTGCAGCTTCCAATTTCAATACCTGCGTAGCCGTCGTTGCTTACCGTTGTCGTTGATACTGATGGCCGGAGGTGCAGTAAACAATTTGTTGCCTGAAATAAACCCTTTTCGCGGCGATGCTACCGAGGTGTGGGCGCACGCTGCAGATCTGCAGATGGAGAATATTGTCAATTGCTCGCATTTCACGCCAGTTGAAGCAATGCGAATCGCGTTATGTCATTCACTGCCTGCACCATCAATGCACCGCACGATCGTTTGTTTCGAATCGTGCTTCAGTGAGCTTCGTATTTCATAAGTTTTTCAGCACCATTTTTCTcgtcaaaaaacaaacaattccaTTCCGAACGCAAACTGTAACGCACAATGGCAAACATCGGACGATCGCGCGATGGAGCCCGTGTGATCTTCTTCACATCATTGCTTACAATTTCGAAGCAGATGT is a window of Anopheles aquasalis chromosome 2, idAnoAquaMG_Q_19, whole genome shotgun sequence DNA encoding:
- the LOC126581185 gene encoding THAP domain-containing protein 6-like, translating into MPYRYCVAPFCKNNNNNIKRLGTVIKFHAFPQDVELTRQWVTFCRKDANWRPSKSGAICSEHFRAEDYQLHQSPLIKNYHYLRLLQPSAVPSILQCNNDLPLSTEEIEEERILRINALYKTPKENVLDSASLIQVEQENKEQSNQNQAEEVIKTLKSENQKLTEVILNLQSKLKESRDANENLKDKLKKMEKELKNKDKKKYDSTQIMDVLKEKIKCTLSSNQVDLILKKRKRVKWTPEEISAALTLRYFSKRAYAYLAVDLNYPLPSLSTLQRYTMRNPNVRKGPKETRACSSEENRTPAYEIALIGCTSADEATR
- the LOC126575345 gene encoding uncharacterized protein LOC126575345, producing the protein MQNFIWVSTATLARQQHRYWRFIRIDLGIMKRLLSGRKDGSLGFEAKLTAQQITEISNISTSVDLPSEIHRKQRGLNCLGYWKGSEFSSFLHYTSLIFLEGNVADSVFEHFLLFFCSITLFSTSYYKKYWTTASKMLEQYVVPSEDLYGSRYITSNVHNLLHVAQEVYRFAPLSTLSVYPTENALGLMKGLIRHGYRILEPAVNRLSKIEEEGNETMEEKTYPIINLCANRKQELVDENFILDCIRKNSFFSTKDNKIIQLKKVEQRTGQPIELFGNEFLSKTDRFSTPIHVSDIRCKLAALDYKNDNYLMVPVVHTLR